One segment of Atribacterota bacterium DNA contains the following:
- a CDS encoding sugar ABC transporter permease produces the protein VLLVPLLFTFWMSFQHMPIGRPPTFVGVKNFARIFQDPLFYHSLQRTILYAFPAVGIKAIIGLAVALFLNQKFWGRGILRGIAIIPYALPLFVVCVLFWFVYDYRGVGNFLLRLLRLQPIHWLSYRYAMPSIILVNVWHGWPFFYLGFLAGLQSIPLELYESAEIDGASALDQFITITLPLLAPVFWIVCGLSLMWTMGDFVTPKMMTGGGPADVTLTIPIAIYKIAFLLGLNYPLASAYAVAILPIFVVLIYLTVRRLE, from the coding sequence GGTGCTCCTTGTTCCTCTTCTTTTTACTTTCTGGATGAGCTTTCAACATATGCCTATCGGCAGACCCCCGACTTTCGTGGGGGTGAAGAACTTTGCTCGTATTTTTCAGGATCCTCTTTTTTATCACAGTCTCCAGCGCACTATCCTTTATGCTTTTCCGGCCGTGGGCATCAAGGCAATAATCGGTCTTGCTGTGGCGCTTTTCCTCAATCAGAAGTTCTGGGGAAGAGGGATTTTGCGTGGGATTGCCATTATTCCCTATGCTCTACCGCTTTTTGTGGTCTGTGTGCTTTTCTGGTTTGTGTACGATTACCGAGGAGTTGGGAATTTTCTCCTGCGCCTTCTACGATTACAGCCAATTCACTGGTTGAGTTATCGGTATGCTATGCCCTCTATTATTCTCGTTAATGTCTGGCATGGTTGGCCCTTTTTCTATCTGGGATTTCTGGCTGGACTGCAATCTATCCCTCTGGAGCTCTATGAATCGGCTGAGATTGATGGGGCATCAGCATTGGATCAATTTATCACTATCACATTACCTCTTTTGGCTCCAGTATTCTGGATTGTATGTGGGTTATCCCTCATGTGGACTATGGGAGACTTCGTCACTCCCAAAATGATGACCGGAGGTGGCCCAGCTGATGTGACGCTCACCATTCCCATTGCCATTTATAAAATTGCCTTTCTTCTGGGTTTAAATTATCCCCTGGCCTCTGCGTATGCGGTGGCCATTCTTCCCATTTTTGTCGTTCTCATCTATCTTACGGTACGGAGGCTGGAGTGA
- a CDS encoding carbohydrate ABC transporter permease gives MRKRGKKFWRIVAALLLIFWVFFPVYWVLKTSFAPEGEVWGIGIPRNPTLQNFRDIFTMRRGSMVEVTGTMLSISPTIVTPLRNTLFVAVLAVFLTMVVSSVAAFNLSRFGYRGKRIVSSYILFAYVFPPFILMVPITVVMRRLGLYDSLWGLTLAHLAYTIPFATYMLRGYFMGIPQELEEAAQVDGCSRFQSFVRVTLPLAAPGLVTVAIFSFVLSWGDVIFATVLLNTQDQYTLPIHIGFFLWGGEIVDPGRLAATALVAGLIPAFLYIAIQRFVQMGLVAGAVKG, from the coding sequence ATGAGAAAGAGAGGAAAGAAATTTTGGCGTATTGTTGCAGCTCTTCTTTTAATTTTTTGGGTGTTTTTCCCCGTATATTGGGTATTGAAAACGTCATTTGCTCCGGAGGGCGAAGTCTGGGGTATTGGAATACCTCGTAATCCCACGCTTCAGAACTTTCGTGATATTTTTACCATGAGGCGAGGCAGTATGGTGGAAGTCACTGGTACCATGCTGAGTATTTCGCCAACCATTGTGACACCCCTGCGGAATACCCTTTTTGTGGCCGTTCTGGCCGTATTCCTCACCATGGTGGTGAGTAGCGTTGCCGCTTTTAACCTTTCCCGTTTTGGGTACCGGGGCAAGCGTATTGTGTCCTCTTATATTCTTTTTGCCTACGTTTTTCCTCCCTTTATTCTCATGGTGCCTATTACCGTCGTGATGCGACGCCTGGGGTTGTACGATTCTTTGTGGGGTTTGACGCTCGCTCACCTTGCCTACACCATTCCCTTTGCCACCTATATGTTGCGAGGGTACTTCATGGGTATTCCCCAGGAACTCGAAGAAGCCGCGCAGGTGGATGGATGCTCCCGATTTCAATCCTTTGTACGCGTCACTTTGCCTCTCGCAGCCCCGGGGTTGGTGACGGTGGCCATTTTCTCATTTGTCCTTTCGTGGGGAGATGTGATCTTTGCCACTGTACTTTTGAATACCCAGGACCAGTATACGCTTCCCATCCACATTGGTTTCTTTCTTTGGGGAGGAGAAATCGTTGACCCGGGAAGACTTGCAGCCACAGCGCTTGTAGCTGGTCTTATTCCTGCTTTTCTTTATATCGCCATCCAGCGTTTCGTTCAGATGGGCCTTGTGGCGGGAGCGGTGAAGGGATGA